DNA from Polyangiaceae bacterium:
GTTCGACGGAAACGACGTAGACGCGTCCCGCGGCTGCATCGATGATGCCGGCCTTCAGGTAGGACAGCCCATCACGCGTTGGCCGCCCGGGGATCTCGCTGCGGGGCTGTGCCGTGGCCCCAGACGTGTCGCCGAGCTTCACCAGCGGCCCGTGCCCTCGCTCCACGTAGACGTCCTTGCCATCGACGAAGACGCCGGTGACGCTGCCCGTATCCGAAACCCCTTCTCCTTCGAGAGGCAGTTTGCCGATCTGCTTGCCCGAGGCATCGTAGATCGCGACCGTCTTGTCACGAAATCGATCGAGCACGGCCGCGGAGCCGTCCTCACCTACCGCCACGTCCTCGGGGTTCACCAGATCGATGGCTTGCACCTGCGTGGGTTGGCCCTCCTGCCGACGCACCAGACGGCCATTGACGCCATCGAGCACGGTCATGGTGCCCTTGCCGTCCAAGGCGAAACTCATGGGTCCAACGGGATTACCCTCGACCGGACGCTCGCGGCCCAAGTCGTCCGGACCGGACCCCCAGCCAGCGAAGAACGTGGGAGCGCTGGCCTTCGCCCGCGCCGGTGCCGCCGACGCGCTGGCCACGATCGCCGGGGCCGGCTCGGCGGGCGTCTCGACAGCTCGCGCTTGATCCGAACTCGATGCCTTTGCAGACGACGCCGCAAGCTTCGCCTTGTCTTCGCGTGTGGAAACCCACAGCACGCCTGCGGCGACGACTAGCGCCAGTGCCGCCAACCACCAACGGCGCATGCGGCCGCCCGTCAGTATCCCGAGCGACGAATCGCGTGATAGGCCGAGGAAGCGGTGCGATAGCCCTTGATGCAGCCTGCAGCGCAACCCTTGCACTCGTAGGCGTACATCGAGCCCCACCCGTCACCGCTGGAGTACACGAAGATGTGACCCGCGCCACCGGAACGATACACCAGCGCGTCCGCCTGCTTCACCGCGCCTCGGGACACGGTCTTCCATTGGCTCGTGTCCTTCACGAAGTCAGCGGTGCTGTAGGGATGACTGTCCGTCGTGAGCGACGTATTGCTCGACGGCACCTGCCACACCTTGGCCACCAGACCGGAACAATCGCCGCCGTAGCTACCGCTATGCGAGCAGTTGGGACACGAACCCGAGCAGGAGCCGGGGCTGCCCTGGGGACCGGCAGCCTTGAAGCGACCGTGTCCCCACCAGTAGGAAAACCCGGTGCTCGCTGCCGCGCGGGCCATTGCGTCAGCGATGACGCCGGAGCCGCCAGTCGTGCCGCCGCCGCTGGTGCCGCCACCACTCGTCCCGCCACCCGTGGTGCCACCACCACTGCCGGTGCTGTAGTACTTGGCGGAACTCCATCCGACCGTGTTGCCGTACTGCACGTTGTAGAAACCATTGCTGGGATTGGGGTTGATCAGGGAAACCTGTGAACCCGTCGTGACGACAGCCAGCACTTTGTACGAGGTCGAGGGACCGCTGCGCAGGTTCACGTCAGTCGTCGCTGTCAGCAACGATCCGGTAGGTTGACTCCCCGTGGTGCCACCGACCGGCTCGTAGTACTTGCCATAGCTCCAACCAACGGTCCCATTGTGGTCGATCTTGTAGTAGCCGTTGCTGGGCGAGCCGCTGACCACGGTGACCTTCGAGCCCTTCGCTACCACGTGCAGGACTTTGTAAGACGTCGAAGCACCGCTGCGCAGATTGACGTTGCCCGTCGCGCTGAGCACGGTGCCGACGGCAACGTTTCCGGTCAGGCCCTCTCCATTGACATCGGCGTCCTCCGCTAGCTCTTCGGAGTCGGGGGCTGGTGCCATTGCAGGCGCGCAACCAAAGGGCGCGGCAACGACACAGGCGACAGCGACGACGTACCAGCGAAGACTCTTCATCGGCTTTTCCTCCAGGGGCGAGCAGGGGCGCAGTCCTCTAAGCACGCAACGTGCCTAAAGCGCCGTCGCGCAGAGGTGCAAGAATCCGGGAAACGAGGACGGTGCGACAATGTAGGCAGATCTGCGTATTCCCGGAGTCGTCTGGACGCCGTCCAGGATCCGTCCGGACGAGCGGGACAATCGAGTCAGCTCGGCAGCCATTTGGTGGCTCGCCGGGCTGGCCGGCATCTTGCTAACATTGATTTTGGAATGCTGCGCCTCGCGACAGCGCTGTTCTTCGTGGCCGTCGCAGTGCTGGCTTGCAGCGCTGGGGACGTAGCGGAGCCGATTGCGTCCAGCGACGATGCGCTGGTGGTTGGCGGCTGCCAGTGCGTGTCGTCCGGGAGTTGTTCACAGCTCAGCTACTCCGACGTGCCCAGCGACGGTCAGTACGTGGTGACCACCTTTGGGGGCGGCACGGACACCCACTCCATGTCGTGCGGGGGCGTGGCAGACGCGACGTGGGCCTACGTCGCGGGCAGCGCCCGCTTTTCATGCGGGACGAAGCTGCTGGTGGAAGCGAACGGCAAGAGCTGCGTCGCACTCGTGAGCGACTGCGGGCCCAACCGCTGCGTGGAAGAAGCGGCCGCTGGATCCTGCAGCGACCATTTTCCGGTGCTCGACGTCAGCCCGTACATCACAAAGTACCTGCTGGGGCAATCGGCCGCTGGCTGGAGTGAGAACAAGCTGGTGCACGCGACGGTCGCCGACCCCAGTGCCGTGGTGGGGTGTCCAGGCAAGAGTGGGTCGACCGGAACGGGCGGCGGAGGCAGCACAGGTGGCGGAGGCACGGGCAACACCGGTGCGGGCGGCAGCGGAGGAAGCTCGGCGTCGTGCGTGGCTCCGACCTGCTACGGCTGCGCCGATTGCTATGATCAGTGCTTGTGCCTAGTGGGCAATCCGGCGGTATGCGCAGGAGTGTGCGGCGCGGGCACGGGAGGCAACACCGGCGCAGCGGGCGCGGGAGGCGGTAGCGCAGGCTTGGGTTCCAAAGGAGACGTGGGCGACGAAGGACTCTGCACGGCGCCCGCATGCTCGGGCTGCGAAGGCTGCGATGATCTGTGCTTGTGCGAGGGCAACGACCCGGCCACGTGCGCGCAGCAGTGCGGAACAGCGCCGAGTTCTGCGGTTTGCGCGGCACCGACCTGTGGCAACTGCGGCGGTTGCCACGAGGCCTGCGCCTGCAACGGCCTCGATGCTGCCGTGTGTGCGAACTTGTGCGGCGCGCCCGACAGCCCCGTGGCGGCAACCCCGGCCGACCCAGAATCCTGCGCGGCGGGCAGCTTCGTGGGCAAGCAGCAGCGTGGGTACGCGGCCGAGCGCTGGCCCTACCTGGCTCTACTCATGCTGGGATTGCTGCGGCGTCGACGCTCCCGCTCGGCTCGGAGCTAGCAGCCTCAAACGCTCCCGCTGGGCTCGGGTTCGCTGCCAGCGGAGTCTTGAACCACTGTCCTTGCCCTCGAAATCGCTGAGAATCGCGGTTTGGGGGCGAGGTGGCGACCTATCCCGTACAGTTTGCAAATCCCTCGGCGCCCTCGCGCGTAGTCAGTATCTCCGGAGGCTAACAAGATGAAGGTGAAGACCGTCGGCTGGATGGCCGCTTTGGGCATGGTGCTGAGCAGTGTGTCCGTGTGGTCCCTGACGAAACCCAAGGGCCCAGGCCTGACGACGACTGCCGATTCCGCACTCACAGCGCCGATCGCCTCCCCCACGGATGTGCAGTCCCAGTTCCAGATCGACGGCCCCTTGCAGCTGTCTGGCCGCCTCGGCCACGGCACCCTGCTCGTCGGCAAACAGGCCCAGAGCTACCTGCTGACGACCGTCGTCGCCAAGGCGGGGTTGGCCAGCAGACAGCCGTTGAATCTGGCGGTGGTGCTGGACCGCTCCGGCTCGATGAAGGGCCGTCGAATGGACAATGCGCTCGCGTCCGCACGCGACATGATTCGCCGACTGAGTGACGGCGATGTGCTCACCATCATCGCCTACGACACCACCACGGACCAGCTGCTGCCCCCCACACGCATCGACGGCTCGTCCCGCGAGCGGGCGCTATCCGCACTCGCAAACGTGCAGGCCAAGGGTGACACCTGTATCTCCTGCGGCATCGATGCCGGCATGGCTGCCTTGCGCCAGAACTCAGGCATGGTGGACCGAATCCTGTTGCTGTCGGACGGCGAACCCACCAGCGGCATCAAAGATCTGGCAGGCTTCCGCACACTCGCAGCCAGTGCCCGCGCCATGGGCTGCGCTGTTTCGTCGGTGGGAGTGGACGTGGAGTACAACGAGCGAGTGCTTTCCGCCTTGGCACTGGAGTCGAACGGTACGCACTACTTCGCCGAAACGCCGACGGATGTCGCGAATGCGTTCGACAAGGAGCTCGCGACGCTCAGCAAGACCACCGCCAAGGACGTAGAGGTGCGCATTCGCCTGCAGGAGGGAGTGCAGCTCGACCAGGTCGTGGACCGGGCTTTTCGGCGCGAAGGAAACGAAGTCGTAGTGCCCTTGGGTAGCTTCAGCGAGTCCGAAGAAAAGACGGTGCTGCTGCGCATCGCGCACCGGCCCGAGGGCGGTGTGCGCATGCCCATCGCCAAGGTGGAGCTGAGCTACGACGGCCCGCGGGGCACTCGCGAACGCGCGAGCGGACAGCTCGAAGCGGACCTGACGACCGACCCCAACCTGGTCGCACCCTTGGATGGCGTCGTGGAAGCACGACTCACGCGCACCGAGAGCGCGGACGCTTTGCTCGACGCCAACCGCGCCATCGCCACTGGTGACCTACGCGGCGCGGAAGAGAAGCTTCAGCGTGCGCTGCAAGGGGTTCGCTCGAAGCGAAAGAGCCTCGCGGCCCGCTCCCCCGTCGCGACGAAGAGCCGCGTCGATCAGGACTTGGCCAACCAAGAGGGTGCCCTGGACAAGGCGGCGCGGGAACTGGGCAACGCACCCGCGGGCGATAGCGAGCGCACCAACAAGGTGCAGCAAAAGAAGAACGTGGAAGCGTCGAACCCCTTCCGACTCTAGTGGTGCGGCTGCCAGCGTCGGGGATCAGTCGGCTGCTCGCCGAGGGAGCCTTCGGGAGCCTGCACGGTTCCCCGGGAGCGGCGCCCCTCGAGCGGTTCGGCGCAGCAGCGCGAGGGCTTGCGTCCGCTCTTCATCGTCCAGGGCGGCATAGCCGATGCGCAGATAGGGCTGCTTCTTCCCAGAGAAGGCGTAGCGGCTCGCGGGATAGAGGACCACTCCGGCGTCGCGTGCGCGTGCGCACCATGCGTCGACGTCGACCCCCTTGTGCACAGTCGCCCAGAAGGCCATGCCGCCAGCCGGCGCTCGCACCCGCAGCAGATCACCAAAGTCGCGATCGAGGGCAGCCAGTGTGGCATCGCGGCGAGCGCGATACACCCGCTGCATGCGGCGAGCGTGTCGCATCACCTCGCCATCCTCGAACAGCTCGGCCAGAGCGGCCTCGAGTACGGCGTCCCCCTGGCGATCGACGTAGCGACGCGCGCGTGTCATCGCGTCTAAGGCGGCGCGCGGCGCCGTGACGTATCCCAGACGCAGCCCAGGGGCGAGGATCTTGCTCAGTGTTCCGAGGTAGACGACGACGCCGGCATCGTCCGCGCTGGCCAAGGGCAGGATGGGCCTACCTTCGTAGTGGAACTCGTGATCGTAGTCGTCCTCCAAAATGCACAAGCGCCGCTCTTGGGCCAAAGCCAGCAGCTGCAGACGACGTGGCGCCGAGAGCGTAACGGTGGTGGGATACTGGTGGTGAGGGGTGACGTAGACGCCACGGATCTGCGGTTTTTCCCGGCATAGCGCGGTCAGGCGATCGACGTCGATGCCGTGCGCGTCGACGGGGATGGGCGAAAGCTCGATGCCGTGAGCCTGCAGCGCGCGCCAGGCAGGGCGATAGCCCCAGGCTTCGACCGCAACGATGTCCCCGGCTCGAAAGAGGCTGCGCGCGGCCAGGTCGAGAGCCATCTGACTTCCACGCGTGACGAGCAGATCGTCTGCGCTCAGCGCAAGGCCACGCGTCGCAGACAGATGCGCGGCAAGCGCATGTCGCAAGCTGGCCTCACCACGCGGATCCGCGTAGTCGAGACGATGCAGCGCGCGCAGTGCCCGTCGATAGGCACGCGCCAAGACGTCGCGAGGGAGCAAGCGCAGATCGGGTGCTCCGCCACCCATGTGGTAGCGACACTCGAGCGGAAGTTCGTCGTCGGGCACGACGCCACGAAGATCGAATCCAACATGTAGCGGATCTCGCGCTCGACGCGCGAACGCCTTCGGTCGATGGATGGGAAGCGCTTGCGACACGAACGTGCCGCTGGCAGGGCGCGTCTCGACCCAACCCTCCTCGCTCAGCTCGGCAAGCGCCGCGAGCACGGTGTTGCGGTGCACGCCCAGGGTTGCAGCCAGGTTGCGCGATCCGGGTAGCCGTTGTCCGGGTTTCAGACGACCTTTGAGGATCTCTGCACTCAACGTTCGCGCGATGGCGACGAACAAGGGCGGCTCTCCGGGGCCCGAGTTCGGCAGCGCCAAGGGCAACGACGGGCGGCCAACTGGTCTATTCATTTTCCCCATTCTGGAACTTTCTAACATACCAGCCGACGCCCAAGCTGCAGCGATGGAACCGACTTCCCGCACCACCCTGCGGCGCCATCCAGAACGTGGCCAAGGCGACGTCGAGCTGCTGCACCGCATCGTGGACGAAGCACGCATCGGCTTCCTGGCCTTTCAAGAGAACCACGGCCCGGTGGTGTTGCCCATCGCTTTTGCCCGACTCGACGACGACATCGTGGTGCACGGTGCGCGGGGCGGACGGTTGCTTCAGTCGCTAGTCGACGCCCCGATCTGCTTCTGCGTTGCGCTGGTAGATGGCGTCGTCATCGCACGGTCCCAGTTCCACTGCTCGATGAACTACCGCTCCCTCGTCGTGTTCGGGGTCGGTCGGCGAGTGGCAGATCCTGAGCTCAAAGCCCGGGCGCTCCAAGCGCTGGTCGACAAGCTGACCTTTTCCCATGGCTCCGCCCTGCGCGCACCTAGCCAAAGTGAGCTGTCGGCAACGGAAGTCGTCGCTCTTTCGCTGAAAGAAGCTTCGATGAAAGTGCGCTCGGGACCACCGAAGGACGCCGCACAGGATCTTGGCGCAGCGGTGTGGGCGGGCGAAGTGGCACTGAGCGAGCGTCCAACTCGCGTCGTTCCAGCTCCGGGGGTGAGTGAGCTCTTGCCCGCCGACTTGCAGCGAGATCTCTCTAGCAGCGGTCTTCTCGTCCAGGAGCAGCACCACGGCACGTATTGTCTCAGCACCAACCCAGAGCGCATCGAACTCGACACGGTGCATGGCTTCTTGAGTGAGGCCAGCTACTGGGCACGAGGCATCGAGCGAGATCGCGTGGCTCGCTCGATCGCAGGGTCGATCCCCGTGGGCGCGTACCTCGATGGCGCGCAGGTGGGCTTCGCGCGGATGGTCACGGACCGTGCGACGTTTGCCTGGATCGCGGACGTCTTCGTGCTTCCCGAACATCGTGGGCGCGGGTTGGCCCGTGCAATGGTGAAGCTGCTATGCGATTTGCCAGCAGTACAGGGAGTGCGCCGCGTGTTGCTCGGCACCCACGACGCCCATGGCGTCTACGACGCGCTCGGATTCGTCCCCCTCGAGCACCCGGAGCGCTACATGGTGCTCGCTCGCACCTAGCGTGCTGACGACTCACGGCCTAGTGGGTCCAGCACCGTTCTGGCCGAGCGGGCGTCAGGGGAGACCCGGCTCGGATTGCGACTTGCGGGGCGCCACACTAGCCTGCGCGGCCATGGACAGTGCCCAGCCGTTTCCCGTGCTGAACTCACGTGTGGATCGACGCAGCGACGAGTTTCGGAAGAACTACGAAGAGAACGGCAAGAGCCTGGAGCGGCTGCGCGAAGCCCTCTCTGTCGCGCGAGCCGGGGGCGGCGAGAAGTACGTCCAGCGCCACCGCGACGCGGGCAAGCTTTTGCCACGGGAGCGCGTCGAGTTGCTGCTCGATCGCGACAGCCATTTCCTCGAGTTGTGCCCGCTGGCAGGGCACGAAGTCGACGGCCACACCACCGGGGCGTCGAGCATCGGTGGGATTGGCATGGTGGCAGGGGTGGAATGCATGGTCACCGCCAGTGAGGCGACGGTCAAAGGCGGAGCGATCGCGGAGATGGGCGTGCAGAAGACCCGCCGCCTGGCCGAGATCGCAGAGCAGAATCGACTGCCCGGGATCAGCGTGATCGAGAGCGCGGGCGCCGACCTGCCCAACCAGCACAAGATCTTCGTCCCCGGTGGACGCGCCTTCCGCGATCTCACGCGTCGCAGTGAGCTGAAGATCCCCACCATCTGTGTCGTGTGCGGCTCGAGCACGGCGGGCGGTGCGTACATCCCCGGCATGAGCGACTACGTGATCATGGTGAAGAACCAGGCGCAGGTCTATCTAGCTGGACCGCCACTGGTGAGGATGGCGACGGGCGAGGAAACGAACCACGAAGAGCTCGGTGGCGCGGAGATGCACTCCAAGCTGAGCGGCGTCAGCGACTATCTGGCGCAGGACGAGTACGACGCCCTGCGTATGGCGCGGGAGATCGTGGCGCACTTGGGTTGGAAGAAGCACGGGCCCGATCCCGCCCCGGAAGTCGAAGCGCCCCGCTACGACGCGGACGAGCTACTGGGCATCGCCAGCCACGACATCCGCATTCCCTTCGACAGTCGGGACGTGATCGCACGCATCGCCGACGGCTCGCGTTTCTCCGAATTCAAGGCGCTCTATGGCCCTACCCTCGTCTGCGGCTGGGCGCGCATCCACGGCTACTTGGTCGGCATTCTGGCCAACAACGGCATTCTGTTCTCGGAGAGCGCCAACAAGGGGGCTCAGTTCATCGAACTCTGCAACCAGTCGGGCACGCCGCTGGTCTACCTGCAGAACATCACCGGCTTCATGGTCGGCAAGAAGTACGAGCAGGAAGGCATCATCAAGCACGGCGCCAAGATGATCAACGCCGTGAGCAATAGCCGCGTGCCGGCCTTCACGATCATGACCGGCGCCAGCTACGGCGCGGGCAACTACGCGATGTGTGGTCGCTCCTACGATCCGCGCTTTCTCTTCACCTGGCCCAATCACCGCATTGCCGTGATGGGCGGCAAGCAGCTCGCTGGCGTCTTGGAGATCATCCGCCGCGAGGCCGCCGAGAAGCGAGGCCAAAGCGTGGACGAGGAACAACTCGCCATGGCCAAACAGATGATCGAGATGAAGATCGGCCAGGAGAGCGATCCCTTCTTCGCCAGCGCGCGTCTGTGGGACGACGGCATCATCGACCCGCGACACACTCGCGACGTGCTCGGCATTGCCTTGTCTGCCGCTCACACGGCGCCGGTCGAGGCCAACAGCAGCTTCGGCGTCTTCCGACACTGACATTCGCGTCACGCGAAGCGCCCTTCGCGTCGGTGCGTGCCTTCGCTTTGTCGTTCGCAGCCTACGCTTCCCGAGTTCTCGCGCAGCAGATCACTGCAGGAAAACGGACGGCACGTCCTGTGCTCCATGGCTCGGCATGCAAAGGAGTCCTGCAATGAAAGCTAGCTTCACCGTCGTGTCTGCTGTCGCCGTGCTGTGCGTTGCGCCTCTCGCGGGTGCCCAGGAGGAAGGCGGCGCGAAAGGACTGGGCAAGAAGGGCAATCTCATCCTCGGCGCCGAGCGCCTCATGGGCTACACGTCGAACACGCAAAACATCGAGGTTGGCGGCAACGAAGCTGAGACCACCTACGGCACCTTGGGCGTGCTGTGGAACCAGCCAAGAAGCCCGTTCAATCTGCCGCGGATCGGCATCGACTACTTCGTCATCGACAATGTAAGCGTTGGCGGCAACATCGGGTACGTGAGCACCAGCATTGATGCTCCCGGCAACGGCGATGACGACAGCAGCGGCTTCCTGTTCTCACCTCGCGCCGGATACATGCTGGGCTTGGGTGAGAGCCTCGGTTTCTGGCCGCGATTGGGTCTCACGTACTACCAGTTGCAGGATCCCGACGCGTCGCAGTTCGCGCTTTCGGCTGACCTGCAGATCGTGGTTGCGCCGAGTCCCGGCTTTGCCATCACCGCCGGCCCCGTCGTGGACTTCGGACTGACGGGAAGCATCGACACCCCGGCGGGCGACGCGGACTACACCGACCGCAACTTTGGCTTCGTCTTCGGCATTGCAGGCGTGCTGTAGTGCCACCTCGCCACGCGCCGGGACACCTCAAAGGCTGGCGCGGCGCGTGGGGGCGAAGATGCGGTCTTCGAGCGGAGCGAAGCGCAGGCACTCTTCCACCTCACGTTGGAGCGAGCGGAAGAAGACGTCGCCTTCACGCCACTTGTAGCCCTGGCCCCAGGCGCGCAGCCCGAGTCCCAGCTGCCCGAGGGCCGCCCAGCCGAACGCGAGTTGCCCAACTGCCAGAATGAGCGACATGCCAACTTGTCCGATCGCCATGACGCCGCTGCCCAGTTGGCCGATCCCAAACAGCAACCCAACGCCAATGGCGCCGACGGACACCACTCCAAATGACATCACGCCGATGGAGATCACGCCGACGCCCGCGACACCCACACTGACCCAGGCGGGTTGAAGGCCGTCCTCGATCGAAGCGCCGTTGATCCGCAGCAATGGCAGACCTAGCAACTCGGTCGTGGACTGGCTGCCGCCCACGACTGGCTCCGTCTTGGTGAACAGAGCCATACCCAAGGTAGTCAGCACCATCAGAACCAGCAGCACCACGAAGCGCTTCACGCGACCAGCTTATCGCAGTCCGTAGCGGAAGACACGCCGCATGCAGGAGATCGCCGCGCACAGGCAAACCATGAGATGCTGAGCGCGTGAGCGACTCGCTTTTCCTGCAGCGCTACGACGCAGAGCGGTTGGTCGAAACGCGTGTCCGCGGGGATCGCTCCGAGGCGAGCGAAATCCCCACGCCCAGGGAGTACCTCGCATTGCCGACGGGCTTGCCTGCGCGTCTGGCTCGCGCCTTCGCGGCTTTGCTTCGCGTCTTCGCCTACGGCCTATGGCTCTGTCCGCTGCTACTCGTTCCGAAAGCGCTGCTCAACTGGGTCGACCCGTTGCTGAGCGACGGCGTGCTCATTGGCTTCGTGCTGTGGATTCTGGGCTTCTTCTCGAGCTTGTCGGGATTGGTGTTGATGCGGCTACTCGGTGGCGCGCGCGACGAACTGCGCTCCGCCCCCATCCTCCCTGACTCGAAGCGCTTGCCACCCGGTGCGGGTGTGGCGGCGCTGCCGCCCGGCAGTGATTTGAATCAATGGCAAACCCGGATCGGTCAACCCGCGAGGCTTCGGGGCACCGTCATCGCCGGCGCGCCCCGCGGGGATCTGGCGGTGGCGCGAGACTTGGCGCTGCAGGCCGAGACGCACGTGGAGCGACTGGTGTGGACGACGGAATTCCGCATAGAGAGCGATGCGGGATTGCTGGAGCTGGAGTTCGAGTCAGCTCCGGTCTTGCTCGCGCCGCGCCAAGCGGTTTCTCCCGCAGAGTGGTTTCCGCGGTTGACGGCGCACACTCGCATCCTACCGCCGGCCAGCGTGGAACTGCGCGCGGCACCCGCCGACGCGACGCTGTGCGGCATCAGCGACGGAGACACGGTGGACGTCCGTGGAGTGCTGGGTCGCGTGACGGAAGAGGAGGTCGCTGCGGCGGGCGCGAGTGGCTACCGGGCGACCGCTGGGGAAAAACGACGCCTATTGGTGATGCGTAGCGAGCTGGGCGCGCCGGTGGTGCTCGAACGGATCGCGGGACGCAGTCATCACCACGGGAACCATTGATTCGGCACGGTTTGCCACGCCGTCGGACGCCGGGGATCCCCGTCGGGCACCACGAGGGATCCCACGAAGTCGGCATGTTCGTACACGCTACCGATGCTCTGCTCGATGGCCGTGAGGTCGGCGTCGCTCACGACGCCGTTGGACGTGGCTTTGTAGAACTGCACCGTGATGCGAATGGGAAACCGCGCGTCCCGTTGGAGCTTCAGCCCGCGGGTTTCGCGGAACAGCCCCAGCACGTCTCCATGACCGATCACGGCGCGATCCACATCACTCTTGTGAGTTCCCCCCAAGCTACCCAATCCGATTCCTCCGCCACCGGCTCCAGTTCCCGTCAGACCCAAGCCACCATAGCCGTAGCCGTAGCCGATGCTCCCGCCAGACAGCCCACCGAGAGGGCCCTGGTGAGCGTGCACCAGGGGGACTTGAACCAAAAAGATCACGTCGGCGCTCCGTGAGATGGCGCTGCGCTCGTCCTCGTTCTTCGGTCCGCCCTGCGCGTCGATGCGCGCCTTGACCTCTTGAAAGCGTTCCGCCGTGAAGCGCGCTCGCTTACCGTGGTGGTTGAAGTAGAGTTCTTGCCCGCTTCCGCTCGCGGAGGCGTCCCCATCACGATTCTCGATGATGCTCACGCTCGTCCCTTGTCGCGTGGCGACCAGGGTGAGCACGGCGGGGGAACCCGGCTCCGACTGATAGTTGAACACGACGGGGACGAACTCTGCTTTGCCTTGTTTCGGCACCGGCAAGAACACGGCTTGAGCCGACACCAAGAAGTGGCTGTCGCGCGCCGCGAGGAAGCTCGAACTTCCCTTCACTTCCCAGGGACGCGAAAGGTGCATCCGGAGGTTGCGCAGCACGTTTGCCAGCGACACGGTGGATAGCGCCTTCCCTCGCTGATTGCCGGTGCGCAGGAAGAAGCGATCGCGGGAGATATCCGCCGTGCGATCCGAGAAGTTCGGAAGACGCACGACGGGCATGAGCCTCCTTTGCTTTCTCCCCGCCGCGTCCGTGTGGGTCACCTGCAGCGTCAGATCCGAAATGTTCGGGCCGAGCGCCGACCCCTGGAGCCGTCCTGTGTCCTCCCACGCAACGTTGACCACGTGCAGACCACGCCGACGAGCGCGCAACACCACATCGCGATCGCTGACCATTCGCGCGACGCGCGCGACGACTTCCGAGTAGTTCGGCTCGCGCACGCTCGGCCGTGGCGGCACCCCGACGATTGCGGGCGCCTCTAACGCTGCATTCGTCGTAGGTGAGGCTGCGGCCGAGGCGCCCGGGGACGGAGTCGCGGCCGCGGGCGCTGGCGACGGGAATGGCTTCGGCGACGTCGCCGAGGCTGCGCGCCGCTGTACGTGGCTGGTGGGCGGTGCGGCCGAGGTCGGCGTGCGTGCGGTCGGTGTACCGACTCCACATGAGCTGATGACCATTGCCAGCGCCGTCAGGCGAATCGAGGGAGCCATGGCGAACTCAGACACCCGGTGAGGCCAGCAGGTTCCCCTCCTGTGCCAGCTGGCACGAATGTGCCGCCGGCGCGAAATGTGTCATATCGCGGCGTGCCATGGGCGTAGTCGGTCGACTTGACCGGCCAGGCGACGGCCGAGTCGCGTGACCTGTCAACGCAACGGCTCAAAGTATGGGAAATCTCCACACTCCCCCACTCCAGGAAGTTCTCCCCTCTCAAGCTACATTGGTCATACCAATTTCTCGATGCGACTTAGGCAGCTGACTCATGCGTGAAACGGGTGGTTAGTCGCGATTCTTGGTACGGAGGGCACATTGAATCCGATCTTAGGCGGTCGACTAATACTCTGACGTCCCCTGCTCACCCAAAAGCGCACCCATCGCACCCAGCCAGAGTGAGCGACTTACCTCCGGCCGCCACCTGCGCGCTTGCGTGGGCCCTGGTTGGCCAAGTGACCCACGCAGGATGTGGTGGATTCAAGGGCAATCGGCAGCGCATTCGGCAGGTCCGCGCGAAGTTTTGGCTCTGACACAAGTGAGCCATCACCCTCCCCTAAGGCGCATTTTGCGCAACTCTGTGCCGCCTTGCTCGTTAGAACGCCGCCTCGACCC
Protein-coding regions in this window:
- a CDS encoding carboxyl transferase domain-containing protein → MDSAQPFPVLNSRVDRRSDEFRKNYEENGKSLERLREALSVARAGGGEKYVQRHRDAGKLLPRERVELLLDRDSHFLELCPLAGHEVDGHTTGASSIGGIGMVAGVECMVTASEATVKGGAIAEMGVQKTRRLAEIAEQNRLPGISVIESAGADLPNQHKIFVPGGRAFRDLTRRSELKIPTICVVCGSSTAGGAYIPGMSDYVIMVKNQAQVYLAGPPLVRMATGEETNHEELGGAEMHSKLSGVSDYLAQDEYDALRMAREIVAHLGWKKHGPDPAPEVEAPRYDADELLGIASHDIRIPFDSRDVIARIADGSRFSEFKALYGPTLVCGWARIHGYLVGILANNGILFSESANKGAQFIELCNQSGTPLVYLQNITGFMVGKKYEQEGIIKHGAKMINAVSNSRVPAFTIMTGASYGAGNYAMCGRSYDPRFLFTWPNHRIAVMGGKQLAGVLEIIRREAAEKRGQSVDEEQLAMAKQMIEMKIGQESDPFFASARLWDDGIIDPRHTRDVLGIALSAAHTAPVEANSSFGVFRH